The following proteins are co-located in the Polystyrenella longa genome:
- a CDS encoding cytochrome P450 produces the protein MNPRSDRSQPRFSHLFLFSGGTFHSHLANWLICRKIGKMELPESIPFSSVDEKLPVSQGDFRDFAEDPIAEMRKLYAEHGSLALLQDGFKKVAFAFGPVWNQPVLSNAQDYHSMFFAIRGSRNSSLRRLTSGLLSMNEDEHREHRRMLMGPFARKSFEKYFEGIDFLTAEMLNSWKVGDEKDILAEMTQFMLRVTSGMLFGLDNPEFAYKLGHMLHEWVQMNHEIGTGAFVADSKYTERYQDLLTLSDELEVQLKRLLEMKRQNPGDGKDVLSILMKAYQEEDAVDDAKLMGHIALLFAASHLTTAHTFTWTFLLLSQHPSVMQELHTELQAGVLSNPLNPNSTETSLDRILKESMRVLPASAYSQRICARDMTLGPLQLTMGTPVVFSQYMTHHMSALYPNPDQFQPERWLDIKPSPYAYLPFGTGPRMCIGGPLAMVILKMVIPKILSRFKLSTVPNSTINGRVISTMLTPTSTVPLLLEEQDGNFTSAPIQGSIHNLVHLPSAGKDAIRHAA, from the coding sequence ATGAATCCCCGATCCGATCGTTCTCAGCCGCGATTCTCGCACCTTTTCCTGTTTTCCGGTGGCACCTTTCATTCTCACCTGGCGAACTGGTTGATCTGCAGAAAAATCGGAAAAATGGAATTACCCGAATCGATCCCCTTTTCCTCCGTCGATGAAAAACTCCCTGTTTCTCAGGGCGATTTCCGAGACTTTGCTGAGGATCCCATTGCTGAAATGCGGAAGCTCTATGCCGAGCATGGATCGCTTGCTCTGCTGCAGGATGGCTTTAAGAAAGTCGCTTTTGCGTTTGGTCCCGTTTGGAATCAACCTGTTCTCAGCAACGCCCAGGATTACCACTCGATGTTCTTCGCCATTCGTGGCTCCCGAAATTCCTCGCTCCGTCGTCTGACCAGTGGCTTGCTCAGCATGAACGAAGATGAACATCGGGAACACCGACGAATGTTGATGGGGCCATTCGCCCGTAAGTCATTCGAAAAATACTTTGAAGGCATCGATTTTCTCACGGCCGAGATGCTGAACAGCTGGAAAGTAGGCGACGAAAAAGACATCCTCGCCGAGATGACGCAATTCATGCTTCGCGTCACCAGTGGTATGCTATTCGGGCTCGACAACCCTGAGTTCGCGTACAAGCTCGGACACATGCTGCACGAGTGGGTGCAGATGAATCACGAGATTGGTACCGGTGCCTTTGTTGCTGATTCCAAATACACAGAACGCTACCAGGACCTGCTGACACTTTCCGACGAACTTGAAGTGCAGCTCAAAAGACTACTGGAGATGAAACGTCAGAATCCTGGTGACGGAAAAGATGTACTGTCGATTTTGATGAAAGCGTATCAGGAAGAAGATGCTGTCGATGATGCCAAATTGATGGGGCATATCGCGCTGTTATTCGCCGCCTCACATCTGACAACTGCGCATACTTTTACCTGGACCTTCCTTCTGCTGTCACAACATCCCTCAGTCATGCAGGAACTCCATACTGAATTGCAGGCAGGCGTGCTGTCCAATCCACTTAATCCGAACAGTACCGAGACATCGCTCGATCGCATCCTGAAAGAAAGCATGCGTGTGCTGCCAGCCTCGGCTTACTCGCAGCGAATCTGTGCCCGCGACATGACTCTCGGCCCATTGCAACTGACTATGGGGACGCCCGTCGTCTTCAGTCAGTACATGACCCACCACATGTCCGCCCTTTATCCCAATCCAGATCAGTTCCAACCGGAACGCTGGCTCGATATCAAACCGTCACCGTACGCGTACTTACCGTTCGGGACTGGTCCTCGAATGTGTATCGGTGGTCCACTGGCGATGGTCATTCTGAAGATGGTGATCCCTAAAATTCTTAGCCGCTTCAAGCTATCCACCGTTCCGAATTCGACAATCAACGGTCGTGTCATCTCTACCATGCTGACGCCTACCAGCACCGTTCCGTTGCTTCTTGAAGAGCAAGACGGAAATTTCACTTCCGCACCGATTCAAGGCAGCATTCACAACCTTGTCCATCTGCCCTCTGCAGGAAAAGACGCGATCCGCCACGCGGCTTAG
- the fhcD gene encoding formylmethanofuran--tetrahydromethanopterin N-formyltransferase, with protein METFLCHKTNVADTFAEAFPVVGTRILITADSNYWAEQAGREVTGHATSVIACDVEASIERALAESESPDGRPGVSVLMFAFDRKSLQKAIVNRVGQNVLTCPTTACYNGITDYDPEKAISLGGQLRFFGDGFQSSKKLGDRRFWRIPVMDGEFLCDEQVGTCKGVGGGNLILCGESNSSVLHAAETAVAAIRKLTDIALPFPGGIVRSGSKVGSKYSGLKASTNEAYCPTLTSRVETELPEGTNSVLEIVMDGLSYKAITQGMQAGINAAAVCDGLTLITAGNYGGKLGPHLFHLRELVGV; from the coding sequence ATGGAAACCTTCCTCTGTCACAAGACGAACGTCGCGGATACTTTTGCGGAAGCATTCCCGGTTGTCGGAACTCGAATTCTCATCACGGCGGATAGCAATTATTGGGCTGAACAAGCGGGAAGAGAAGTCACAGGGCATGCCACCAGTGTGATCGCCTGCGATGTGGAAGCCTCTATCGAACGGGCGCTGGCCGAATCGGAATCTCCTGACGGACGTCCGGGCGTGAGTGTGCTGATGTTTGCTTTTGATCGCAAGTCATTGCAGAAAGCGATTGTGAATCGAGTAGGGCAGAATGTACTCACCTGTCCCACAACCGCTTGCTATAACGGCATCACAGACTACGATCCAGAGAAAGCAATTTCACTGGGAGGACAACTCCGCTTTTTCGGCGATGGTTTTCAGAGTTCGAAAAAACTGGGGGATCGTCGTTTCTGGCGGATACCAGTAATGGATGGTGAGTTCCTGTGCGACGAGCAGGTGGGAACCTGTAAAGGGGTCGGTGGTGGCAACCTGATTCTTTGCGGGGAATCGAATAGCTCCGTTCTCCACGCTGCGGAGACAGCCGTTGCCGCGATTCGGAAACTCACAGACATCGCTCTCCCATTTCCAGGGGGCATCGTGCGCAGTGGAAGCAAAGTGGGTTCGAAATACTCTGGCCTGAAAGCGAGTACGAACGAAGCCTACTGCCCGACATTAACCTCTCGCGTTGAAACTGAGTTGCCCGAGGGAACCAATAGCGTGTTGGAAATTGTCATGGATGGGCTCAGTTATAAAGCAATCACTCAAGGCATGCAGGCCGGCATCAATGCGGCAGCAGTATGCGACGGCTTGACGCTGATCACTGCGGGAAACTACGGCGGCAAGTTAGGTCCACACCTGTTTCACCTGCGAGAACTAGTCGGAGTATGA
- a CDS encoding right-handed parallel beta-helix repeat-containing protein gives MKTPRFNRRSFLGTTLSTTALATGTALWGGLRTAQAADRPAVVDPRATSGDVKHQPAWDEMLTITVGQKTGDLTGKTDKAIQAAVDYVSRLGGGTVNVLPGEYRFDNGIQMSSQVRLTGSGSETIFKKNNVKQTELTEDSDWFDQEVTFKPGHGFNVGDGVCLITKNTDNGTQTVLTRTLVARSGDRFKLDRALRNNYWKIGQAHAKSLFSLIQCDQIHDIEISNLVLDGNRENNPNLNGNYGGNIFAQDCHQMLFQNVESRNYNGDGFSWQICHDVTVENCHSHHNADLGLHPGSGSQRPIIRNCKLDENNIGIFFCWGVKFGLAEENEINACRQSGISVGHRDTHNLITKNKIRNCGEYGILFRPERGEGFTGDHNRVEENELLNNGAKQALGIDIQGMTANLNIVNNQLKETRSTAGSVGIQVGAETSAIQLDANTFTGFATDVKRLA, from the coding sequence ATGAAAACACCACGCTTTAACCGTAGATCATTTCTGGGCACAACCCTCAGCACGACCGCCCTGGCTACGGGAACCGCATTATGGGGAGGACTTCGCACTGCTCAGGCGGCAGACCGTCCTGCGGTTGTGGATCCTCGAGCGACATCAGGTGATGTTAAACATCAACCAGCCTGGGATGAGATGTTAACCATCACCGTGGGACAGAAAACGGGTGATCTCACAGGTAAGACTGATAAAGCAATTCAGGCCGCTGTGGACTATGTCTCCCGGTTGGGCGGAGGGACGGTGAACGTTCTTCCGGGCGAATATCGGTTTGACAATGGAATCCAGATGTCTTCACAAGTCCGGTTGACGGGCTCTGGCAGTGAGACGATCTTTAAAAAGAATAACGTTAAACAGACTGAACTGACGGAAGATTCAGACTGGTTCGATCAGGAAGTGACGTTTAAACCAGGGCACGGATTTAATGTCGGTGATGGCGTCTGCCTGATTACGAAGAATACGGACAATGGTACTCAGACGGTGCTGACGCGAACTCTAGTCGCGCGGTCGGGAGATCGTTTCAAACTGGATCGCGCACTCCGTAACAACTATTGGAAAATTGGACAGGCGCATGCGAAAAGCTTGTTCTCGTTGATTCAGTGCGACCAGATTCATGATATCGAAATCAGCAATCTTGTTCTGGATGGTAACCGCGAGAACAACCCGAACCTGAATGGCAACTATGGCGGAAATATCTTTGCTCAGGACTGCCATCAAATGTTGTTCCAAAATGTGGAATCCAGAAACTACAACGGCGATGGATTTTCCTGGCAGATTTGTCACGACGTAACCGTGGAGAATTGTCATTCTCATCACAATGCCGATCTGGGGCTCCATCCGGGCTCCGGTTCACAGCGCCCAATCATCCGCAACTGTAAGCTGGACGAGAATAACATTGGGATCTTCTTCTGCTGGGGAGTGAAATTCGGGCTCGCCGAAGAAAACGAAATCAACGCTTGCCGGCAATCCGGCATTTCTGTTGGACATCGTGACACGCACAACCTGATCACGAAAAACAAAATCCGCAACTGTGGCGAATACGGAATTCTATTCCGTCCCGAACGCGGCGAAGGCTTCACAGGCGATCACAATCGAGTCGAAGAAAACGAACTATTGAACAACGGAGCTAAGCAAGCCTTGGGAATAGATATACAGGGCATGACCGCGAATCTCAATATCGTCAATAATCAACTAAAAGAGACACGATCGACGGCAGGCAGCGTAGGCATTCAAGTCGGTGCCGAAACCTCGGCCATCCAGCTCGATGCGAATACCTTCACCGGATTTGCCACTGATGTGAAACGATTGGCGTAG